From a single Stackebrandtia endophytica genomic region:
- a CDS encoding NADH-quinone oxidoreductase subunit C — MNAERKGLFGVKGTGDTSGYGGLVPSKPLSAVVSTEAPYGGYFDEVVERLTELAGEDALQAIVVDRGELTIHIAPDKVAEVCQHMRDDEELRFELCSNVSGVDYPQQDRRLHVVYELASMTYRRHVRLETAVTVEAPNVASVTAVYPTADWQEREAYDMFGVIFDGHPNLTRILMPDDWEGHPQRKDYPLGGIPVMYKNDAEIPPPDERRSYK; from the coding sequence ATGAACGCTGAACGCAAGGGACTGTTCGGTGTCAAGGGCACCGGTGACACCTCCGGGTATGGCGGCCTGGTCCCGTCCAAGCCGCTGTCGGCCGTGGTCTCCACCGAGGCCCCCTACGGTGGCTACTTCGACGAGGTCGTCGAGCGGTTGACCGAACTGGCCGGCGAGGACGCCCTTCAGGCCATCGTCGTCGACCGGGGTGAGCTGACCATCCACATCGCGCCCGACAAGGTCGCCGAGGTGTGTCAACACATGCGCGACGACGAGGAGCTGCGCTTCGAGCTGTGCTCCAACGTGTCCGGTGTGGACTATCCGCAGCAGGACCGTCGACTGCACGTGGTGTACGAGCTGGCCTCGATGACCTACCGCCGTCACGTCCGGTTGGAAACCGCTGTCACGGTCGAGGCCCCCAACGTCGCCAGCGTCACCGCGGTCTACCCGACCGCCGACTGGCAGGAGCGGGAGGCCTACGACATGTTCGGAGTCATCTTCGACGGGCACCCCAACCTCACCCGGATCCTGATGCCGGACGACTGGGAGGGCCACCCGCAGCGCAAGGACTACCCGCTGGGCGGAATCCCGGTCATGTACAAGAACGACGCGGAAATTCCGCCTCCGGATGAGCGGAGGTCCTACAAGTGA
- a CDS encoding NuoB/complex I 20 kDa subunit family protein: protein MGLEEKLPSGILLSTVEGLVNWTRKASLWPATFGLACCAIEMMSTGAARYDTGRFGMEVFRPSPRQADLMIVAGRVSQKMAPVLRQIYDQMANPKWVLSMGVCASSGGMFNNYAIVQGVDHVVPVDIYLPGCPPRPEMLLDAILKLHEKIQHEPLGDKRRQELAAKPQPLIKPGQMPSSYRFNKERNKQWREAAKAGQTEQLRIKNWMAERGLEVD from the coding sequence ATGGGTCTGGAAGAGAAACTCCCCTCCGGGATACTCCTTTCCACTGTGGAAGGGCTGGTCAACTGGACGCGTAAGGCGTCGTTGTGGCCCGCCACATTCGGACTGGCCTGCTGCGCCATCGAGATGATGTCCACCGGTGCGGCCCGTTACGACACCGGCCGGTTCGGTATGGAGGTGTTCCGTCCCTCGCCGCGCCAGGCCGACCTGATGATCGTCGCCGGTCGAGTCAGCCAGAAGATGGCGCCGGTGTTGCGGCAGATCTACGACCAGATGGCCAACCCCAAGTGGGTGCTGTCGATGGGCGTGTGTGCCTCGTCCGGCGGCATGTTCAACAACTACGCCATCGTGCAGGGCGTCGACCACGTCGTCCCGGTCGACATCTACCTGCCCGGCTGCCCGCCCCGGCCCGAGATGCTGCTCGACGCGATCTTGAAGCTTCACGAGAAGATCCAGCACGAGCCCCTGGGGGACAAGCGTCGCCAGGAACTGGCCGCGAAGCCCCAGCCGCTGATCAAGCCCGGCCAGATGCCGTCGAGCTACCGCTTCAACAAGGAGCGCAACAAGCAGTGGCGGGAAGCCGCCAAGGCCGGCCAGACCGAGCAGCTGCGCATCAAGAACTGGATGGCCGAGCGTGGACTGGAGGTCGACTGA
- a CDS encoding geranylgeranyl reductase family protein, giving the protein MPSSLQPSADADVIVIGAGPGGSAAAYHMASHGLDVLLLEKTEFPREKVCGDGLTPKSVKQLLRMGIDTSTEAGWMHNKGLRVVAGPTQMTLDWPTLDSYPSYGLTRTRLDFDDLLAQRAVTGGARLRTGVNVTGPVFDRAGRVVGVEAVVGPDKEPETLRAPIVVAADGVSGRMALALGINKRDDRPLGVAVRRYYYCAEKHDDDYLESWLQLRSAANPDVLMPGYGWIFGLGDGRVNVGLGVLNSSTAFGRTNYRQLLGDWLSATPEEWGMRDETNADGPIRGAGLPMGFNRVPHYTRGMMLVGDSGGMVNPFNGEGIAYAMESGEVAAQFAADALGRSSAPAREAVLRRYPRELSDRFGGYYRMGGVFVKLIGNPTIMKLCTEHGLKHPLLMRFVLKLLANLTDARGGDAMDKVINGLSKVAPAV; this is encoded by the coding sequence GTGCCCAGCAGTCTCCAACCGTCCGCAGATGCCGATGTCATCGTCATCGGCGCCGGACCAGGTGGATCGGCGGCGGCTTACCACATGGCAAGCCATGGTCTCGACGTTTTGCTGCTCGAAAAGACCGAGTTCCCTCGTGAGAAGGTCTGCGGCGACGGCTTGACCCCTAAATCGGTTAAGCAGTTGCTCCGTATGGGCATCGACACCTCGACTGAAGCCGGGTGGATGCACAACAAGGGCCTGCGAGTGGTCGCCGGACCGACCCAGATGACCCTGGACTGGCCGACCCTGGACTCCTACCCGAGCTACGGACTCACCCGTACCCGCCTCGACTTCGACGACCTGCTCGCGCAGCGCGCCGTCACCGGCGGGGCCCGGCTACGCACCGGCGTCAACGTCACCGGGCCGGTCTTCGACCGTGCCGGACGGGTCGTCGGTGTCGAGGCCGTCGTCGGACCGGACAAGGAACCCGAGACGCTGCGCGCCCCCATCGTGGTGGCCGCCGACGGCGTCTCCGGCCGTATGGCCCTGGCGCTGGGAATCAACAAACGCGACGACCGGCCGTTGGGGGTCGCGGTGCGTCGCTACTACTACTGTGCCGAAAAGCACGACGACGACTACCTCGAGTCCTGGCTGCAACTGCGCAGCGCCGCCAACCCCGACGTGCTGATGCCCGGGTACGGCTGGATCTTCGGACTGGGCGACGGCCGGGTCAACGTGGGGTTGGGAGTCCTGAACTCCTCCACCGCCTTCGGCCGGACCAACTACCGGCAGCTGCTGGGCGACTGGTTGTCCGCCACCCCCGAGGAGTGGGGGATGCGCGACGAGACCAACGCCGACGGCCCGATCCGGGGCGCCGGTCTGCCGATGGGTTTCAACCGGGTCCCGCACTACACGCGGGGAATGATGCTGGTCGGCGACTCCGGCGGAATGGTCAACCCGTTCAACGGCGAGGGCATCGCCTACGCGATGGAATCGGGTGAGGTCGCGGCTCAGTTCGCCGCCGACGCGTTGGGCCGATCCTCCGCGCCCGCACGTGAGGCGGTCCTGCGGCGCTACCCGCGGGAACTGTCCGACCGGTTCGGTGGCTACTACCGAATGGGCGGCGTCTTCGTCAAGCTCATCGGAAACCCCACGATCATGAAGCTGTGCACCGAGCACGGCCTCAAGCATCCCCTGTTGATGAGGTTCGTCCTGAAGCTGCTGGCCAACCTCACCGACGCCCGCGGTGGCGATGCCATGGACAAGGTGATCAACGGTTTGTCTAAGGTGGCGCCTGCGGTATGA
- a CDS encoding NADH-quinone oxidoreductase subunit D has protein sequence MSNAENTEDVYAQSRDTTEGKVFTVTGGDWDTVLGGADPVTDERLVVNMGPQHPSTHGVLRLVIELEGETVRELRPVVGYLHTGIEKNLEYRNWTQGTTFVTRADYLAPIFNETAYCLAVEKLLGIEAPDRATVIRVLMMELNRISSHLVGLATTGMELGALSMMIYGFRERELVLDIFEAASGLRMNMAYIRPGGLSQDLPDEAVTLIKDFLKVMPGHIDTYEDLLSGNPIWQERTQDVAYLDVSGCLALGVTGPPLRAAGLGWDLRKHRPYCGYETYDFDVPTHNGADVWGRYIVRLEEMRQSLRIIEQAMDRLEPGPVMVEDKKIGWPAQLAVGGDGLGNSLNHIRHIMNQSMEGLIHHFKLVTEGFRVPAGQVYVPVEAPRGELGVHVVSDGGTRPFRVHMRDPSFVNLQALPAIAEGGLLSDVIAGGASMDPVMGGCDR, from the coding sequence GTGAGCAACGCCGAGAACACCGAAGACGTCTACGCGCAATCGCGAGACACCACCGAGGGCAAGGTCTTCACGGTCACCGGCGGCGACTGGGACACCGTCCTGGGCGGCGCCGACCCGGTCACCGATGAGCGGCTCGTGGTCAACATGGGCCCCCAGCACCCCTCGACCCACGGCGTGTTGCGTCTGGTCATCGAGCTTGAGGGTGAGACCGTCCGCGAGTTGCGGCCGGTCGTGGGTTACCTCCACACCGGTATCGAGAAGAACCTCGAATACCGCAACTGGACCCAGGGCACCACGTTCGTCACCCGCGCCGACTACCTGGCACCGATCTTCAACGAGACGGCCTACTGCCTTGCGGTGGAGAAGCTGCTGGGCATCGAGGCGCCCGACCGCGCCACGGTGATCCGGGTGCTGATGATGGAGCTCAACCGGATCTCCTCCCACCTGGTGGGGCTGGCGACCACCGGTATGGAGCTGGGCGCGCTGTCGATGATGATCTACGGGTTCCGCGAGCGTGAACTCGTTCTCGACATCTTCGAGGCGGCCTCCGGTCTGCGCATGAACATGGCCTACATCCGTCCGGGCGGCCTGTCACAGGACCTGCCGGATGAGGCGGTGACCCTGATCAAGGACTTCCTCAAGGTCATGCCGGGCCACATCGACACCTACGAGGATCTGCTGTCGGGTAACCCGATCTGGCAGGAGCGCACCCAGGACGTCGCCTACCTCGACGTGTCGGGCTGCCTCGCCCTGGGCGTCACCGGACCGCCGCTTCGGGCCGCCGGCCTCGGCTGGGACCTGCGCAAGCACCGTCCCTACTGCGGCTACGAGACCTACGACTTCGACGTTCCCACCCACAACGGCGCCGACGTGTGGGGCCGGTACATCGTCCGGCTCGAGGAGATGCGGCAGAGCCTGCGCATCATCGAGCAGGCCATGGACCGCCTCGAACCCGGGCCGGTCATGGTGGAGGACAAGAAGATCGGCTGGCCCGCGCAGCTGGCGGTGGGCGGAGACGGATTGGGGAACTCCCTCAACCACATCCGCCACATCATGAACCAGTCGATGGAGGGTCTGATCCACCACTTCAAACTGGTGACCGAAGGATTCCGGGTGCCGGCGGGACAGGTTTACGTCCCCGTCGAGGCACCGCGCGGTGAACTGGGTGTTCACGTGGTCTCCGACGGCGGCACGCGACCCTTCCGGGTCCACATGCGTGACCCCTCATTCGTCAACCTTCAGGCACTCCCGGCCATCGCCGAGGGCGGCCTGCTCTCCGACGTTATCGCCGGAGGAGCCTCTATGGACCCGGTAATGGGTGGATGTGATCGCTGA
- a CDS encoding NADH-quinone oxidoreductase subunit A, with protein sequence MELYAPIVVLFGLGLAFAVISVIAARLTGPRRFNRAKNSPYECGIEATPTPPGGNRFPVKFYLTAMLFIVFDIEIMFLLPWAVHFDFLGMFGFLSMLLFVGTLFIAYVYEWRRGGLDWD encoded by the coding sequence ATGGAACTGTACGCACCGATCGTCGTGCTGTTCGGTCTCGGCTTGGCGTTCGCGGTTATCTCGGTGATAGCGGCTCGCCTGACCGGGCCGCGCCGGTTCAACCGGGCGAAGAACTCCCCTTACGAATGCGGTATCGAGGCGACCCCGACACCCCCGGGCGGAAACCGATTCCCGGTCAAGTTTTACCTGACGGCGATGCTGTTCATCGTCTTCGACATCGAGATCATGTTCCTGCTGCCGTGGGCGGTCCACTTCGACTTCCTGGGCATGTTCGGCTTCCTCTCGATGCTGCTGTTCGTCGGAACGCTGTTCATCGCCTATGTCTACGAATGGCGACGCGGCGGATTGGATTGGGACTGA